From a single Lolium rigidum isolate FL_2022 chromosome 7, APGP_CSIRO_Lrig_0.1, whole genome shotgun sequence genomic region:
- the LOC124671149 gene encoding trihelix transcription factor ASR3-like: MSASSDPSPSSSAAASPLGLLRAHHPHPHHLHLSTPPPPVALAHAYPPAAPPPSPASAPRDYRKGNWTLHETLVLITAKRLDDDRRAGGAMSGASASSSPLTPRSAEQRWKWVENYCWINGCLRSQNQCNDKWDNLLRDYKKVRDHETRRATSTAPAHPAALPDAPGAGVAPPPPTPQLPSYWTMERHDRKERNLPTNLAPEVYDALVDVLSRRAARRGGNAIAPTATTPPMLALPPPPLPTPPPPPPPPPPSSPPKPQPQPLLAQQQQPHRPQHHAPPLLQLPPPVSLPSATSVSAEDDMSDSSMSGSDGGGSEGSRDEPEAKRRRRVERLGSSVVRSATVLARTLVACEDKRERRHREVLELEERRLRLEAERNEVRRQGFAGLVAAVNGLSGAIHALVASDHHHGRSGDSSRRS, encoded by the exons ATGTCGGCGTCGTCGGACCCGTCGCcgtcctcctcggcggcggcgtctcccttGGGCCTCCTGCGCGCGCACCACCCGCACCCGCACCACCTGCACCTCTCCACCCCGCCGCCACCCGTCGCCCTCGCGCACGCCTAcccgcccgccgcgccgcccccgtccCCCGCCTCCGCGCCCAGGGACTACCGCAAGGGCAACTGGACGCTCCACGAGACGCTCGTCCTCATCACCGCTAAGCGCCTCGACGACGACCGCCGCGCGGGCGGCGCCATGTCCGGCGCGTCGGCGTCCTCCTCGCCCCTCACGCCGCGCTCCGCCGAGCAGCGCTGGAAGTGGGTGGAGAACTACTGCTGGATCAACGGCTGCCTCCGCAGCCAGAACCAGTGCAACGACAAGTGGGACAACCTCCTCCGCGACTACAAGAAAGTCCGCGACCACGAGACACGCCGCGCCACCTCCACCGCCCCTGCACATCCAGCCGCCCTCCCCGACGCACCCGGCGCCGGCGTCGCAcctccgccgccaacgccgcAGCTCCCGTCCTACTGGACCATGGAGCGGCACGACCGCAAGGAGCGCAACCTCCCCACCAACCTCGCCCCCGAGGTCtacgacgcgctcgtcgacgtcctctcccgccgcgccgcccgacgtgGCGGTAACGCGATCGCGCCCACGGCCACCACTCCACCCATGCTCGCCCTGCCACCGCCTCCTCTTCctacaccaccaccgccgccgccgccaccgccaccttcaTCGCCCCCGAAGCCTCAGCCCCAGCCTCTCCtcgcgcagcagcagcagcctcaTCGTCCGCAGCATCACGCACCGCCGCTCCTTCAGCTCCCACCGCCCGTGTCTCTGCCGTCGGCGACGTCCGTTTCCG CTGAGGATGACATGTCGGACTCGTCGATGTCCGGCTCGGACGGCGGCGGGTCGGAGGGCAGCCGGGACGAGCCGGAGGCGAAGCGGAGGCGGCGCGTGGAGCGGCTGGGGTCGAGCGTGGTGCGGAGCGCGACGGTGCTGGCGCGGACGCTGGTTGCGTGCGAGGACAAGCGGGAGCGGCGGCACCGGGAGGTGCTGGAGCTGGAGGAGCGGCGGCTGCGCCTCGAGGCGGAGCGCAACGAGGTGCGGCGCCAGGGCTTCGCAGGCCTCGTCGCCGCTGTCAACGGCCTCTCCGGCGCCATCCACGCGCTCGTCGCCTCCGACCACCACCACGGCCGGAGCGGCGACTCCTCCAGGCGGTCGTGA